A genomic segment from Aegilops tauschii subsp. strangulata cultivar AL8/78 chromosome 1, Aet v6.0, whole genome shotgun sequence encodes:
- the LOC141026506 gene encoding ervatamin-B-like yields MVVVAAIEALHYIKTKELLVLSVQELIDCDTKSFGCAGGYTENALEYVQKNGLSRESDYGYMGRERILGCKKNKAPAASITGFKTIINPTEESLEAAVAQQPVIIRLQCSQSFREYKGGIIDSPPAAPKSEGMFVHYVLIVGYDTDSNGIKFWRFKNTAGEGWGEAHR; encoded by the coding sequence ATGGTGGTTGTAGCAGCTATTGAGGCTCTACACTACATCAAAACGAAGGAGTTACTTGTGCTATCAGTTCAAGAGTTAATCGACTGTGACACAAAAAGCTTCGGATGTGCGGGTGGCTACACTGAAAATGCGCTTGAGTACGTACAGAAAAATGGTCTGTCCAGAGAATCAGACTATGGCTACATGGGCCGGGAACGTATACTAGGTTGCAAGAAAAATAAGGCACCAGCAGCGTCAATCACAGGTTTCAAAACCATCATCAATCCTACTGAAGAGTCCTTGGAGGCGGCAGTGGCGCAACAGCCAGTTATCATTCGATTGCAGTGCTCGCAGAGCTTCCGAGAGTATAAAGGAGGTATTATTGACTCGCCACCAGCTGCACCCAAAAGCGAAGGCATGTTCGTGCACTATGTCCTGATTGTAGGCTATGACACGGACTCCAATGGCATCAAGTTTTGGCGATTCAAGAACACCGCTGGTGAGGGTTGGGGCGAGGCACATCGCTGA